Proteins found in one Amycolatopsis umgeniensis genomic segment:
- a CDS encoding uL11 family ribosomal protein: MAPKTRKKTHQATLELTAGDAPVVDLGKTLGQTGVNLVEVKKTYDAATAAHRGEIIPVVVSVFEDRSFELRLKTPPTSFLIKKALGGKGSGRPGHEVAGKLTQDQLRGIAERKLPDLNTGDLGAAMRTIAGTARSMGVAIEEP; encoded by the coding sequence ATGGCACCGAAGACCAGGAAGAAGACGCACCAGGCGACGCTCGAGTTGACCGCCGGCGACGCGCCGGTGGTCGACCTCGGGAAGACGCTGGGCCAGACCGGCGTGAACCTCGTCGAGGTCAAGAAGACCTACGACGCGGCGACGGCCGCGCACCGCGGCGAGATCATCCCGGTGGTCGTGTCGGTGTTCGAAGACCGCTCCTTCGAACTCCGGCTGAAGACCCCGCCCACGTCTTTCCTCATCAAGAAAGCCTTGGGCGGCAAGGGATCCGGCCGTCCCGGACATGAGGTCGCCGGGAAGCTCACCCAGGATCAGCTGCGCGGGATCGCCGAGCGGAAACTGCCGGATCTCAACACCGGGGACCTCGGCGCGGCCATGCGCACGATCGCGGGCACGGCCCGCTCGATGGGTGTCGCGATCGAAGAACCGTGA
- a CDS encoding gamma carbonic anhydrase family protein — protein sequence MPMFEFEGQRPQVDPEAWIAPTATLIGDVVVEKGASVWYGAVLRADFGRILIREGANIQDNSVIHVNGGVTEVGKNVTVGHQCLVHDCTIGEQALIGNGSTVLDKAQIGAKALVAAGATVTPGMVIPPETVAMGSPAKKHVPLDGAARGWVEHNAAIYQELARRHAESVKPID from the coding sequence ATGCCGATGTTCGAATTCGAGGGGCAGCGTCCCCAGGTGGATCCCGAAGCGTGGATCGCCCCCACCGCCACCCTGATCGGCGACGTCGTCGTCGAAAAGGGCGCTTCCGTCTGGTACGGCGCCGTGCTGCGCGCCGACTTCGGGCGGATCCTCATCCGCGAGGGCGCCAACATCCAGGACAACTCGGTCATCCACGTCAACGGCGGCGTGACCGAGGTCGGCAAGAACGTCACCGTCGGGCACCAGTGCCTCGTGCACGACTGCACGATCGGCGAGCAGGCGTTGATCGGGAACGGCTCCACCGTGCTCGACAAGGCGCAGATCGGTGCGAAGGCCCTGGTCGCGGCCGGTGCCACGGTGACGCCCGGGATGGTCATCCCGCCGGAGACGGTCGCCATGGGCAGCCCGGCGAAGAAGCACGTCCCGCTCGACGGCGCCGCCCGTGGCTGGGTCGAGCACAACGCGGCGATCTACCAGGAGCTGGCGCGCAGGCACGCGGAAAGCGTCAAGCCGATCGATTGA
- a CDS encoding M14 family metallopeptidase — protein sequence MAVAIAAVAAFTIPVAASPATADQQAEDAQVQIYEVFGTGTSQQRTQISRLGVDVLGSAGGTTTFIGEARDAAKVRSLGFRVEQRGVVDRSEKVGTNAINDFPPSDSGFHNYAEVTTELRNAQANYGSIARLSSVGNSYQNRALNMLKISDNVGTDENEPEVLFTCNQHAREHLTTEMCLRIVNRFTQGYASDPAIKRFVDSTEIYVIPNVNPDGSEYDISGGSYKYWRKNRQGNGTDPNRNWGYNWGCCGGSSGSTSSETYRGPSAFSAPETRAVSNFVNSRKIGGVQQIKASIDFHTYSELVLWPFGFTYNDTAPGMTAAEAQRFQTLGRQLAATNGYTPQQSSDLYITDGTIDDWMWGTHKILSFTFEMYPRGSNPGFYPPDEVIVRETTRNDKAVDLLLNTAIG from the coding sequence ATGGCCGTGGCGATCGCGGCCGTCGCTGCGTTCACCATCCCGGTCGCCGCGAGTCCGGCGACCGCCGACCAGCAGGCCGAAGACGCGCAGGTCCAGATCTACGAGGTCTTCGGTACCGGCACCTCACAGCAGCGCACCCAGATCTCACGGCTGGGCGTCGACGTCCTCGGCTCTGCGGGCGGTACGACCACCTTCATCGGTGAGGCGCGCGACGCGGCGAAGGTCCGCTCGCTCGGCTTCCGCGTCGAGCAGCGCGGCGTCGTCGACAGGTCGGAGAAGGTCGGCACGAACGCGATCAACGACTTCCCGCCGTCGGACTCCGGCTTCCACAACTACGCCGAGGTCACCACGGAACTGCGCAACGCCCAGGCGAACTACGGGTCGATCGCGCGGCTGAGCAGCGTCGGCAACTCGTACCAGAACCGCGCGCTGAACATGCTCAAGATCAGCGACAACGTCGGGACCGACGAGAACGAGCCCGAAGTCCTCTTCACCTGCAACCAGCACGCGCGCGAGCACCTCACCACCGAGATGTGCCTGCGGATCGTGAACCGGTTCACCCAGGGCTACGCCTCCGACCCGGCGATCAAGCGCTTCGTCGACAGCACCGAGATCTACGTGATCCCGAACGTCAACCCGGACGGTTCGGAGTACGACATCTCCGGCGGCAGCTACAAGTACTGGCGCAAGAACCGCCAGGGCAACGGCACCGACCCCAACCGCAACTGGGGCTACAACTGGGGCTGCTGCGGCGGTTCGTCGGGCTCGACGTCCAGCGAGACCTACCGCGGTCCCTCGGCGTTCTCCGCCCCGGAGACCAGGGCGGTGTCCAACTTCGTGAACTCGCGCAAGATCGGCGGCGTCCAGCAGATCAAGGCGAGTATCGACTTCCACACCTATTCGGAGCTCGTCCTGTGGCCGTTCGGCTTCACGTACAACGACACCGCGCCGGGTATGACGGCGGCCGAGGCGCAGCGTTTCCAGACGCTGGGCAGGCAGCTGGCGGCGACCAACGGCTACACGCCGCAGCAGTCGAGCGACCTGTACATCACGGACGGGACGATCGACGACTGGATGTGGGGCACCCACAAGATCCTGAGCTTCACCTTCGAGATGTACCCGCGGGGTTCCAACCCCGGCTTCTACCCGCCCGACGAGGTGATCGTCCGGGAGACCACGCGTAACGACAAGGCCGTGGACCTCCTGCTGAACACCGCCATCGGCTGA
- a CDS encoding TetR/AcrR family transcriptional regulator, which translates to MTAVPGRSVRLSPNQLQKQEQIVEAARVVLARDGLAGCTVRAIAEAGPLTKSAIHYYFADIDVLIDRAMAAHITTFTADLRKISEKHDHPDERLFAALEAFLSEFSGRPNAAFLWFEYWIAAGRAQHPQAIDVMLTSITELLAELLAPLDVEDPRARARALLSYLLGAIVQQRVRRRPFAALRGDIEALCFANYG; encoded by the coding sequence GTGACCGCCGTCCCCGGCCGCAGCGTGCGGCTCTCCCCCAATCAGCTGCAGAAACAGGAGCAGATCGTCGAAGCGGCACGTGTCGTGCTCGCGAGGGACGGGCTCGCCGGCTGCACCGTGCGCGCGATCGCGGAGGCCGGGCCGCTCACGAAGAGTGCGATTCATTACTACTTCGCGGACATCGACGTCCTGATCGATCGCGCGATGGCGGCGCACATCACAACGTTCACGGCCGATTTGCGCAAAATTTCGGAGAAACACGATCACCCGGACGAGCGGCTCTTCGCCGCCCTCGAGGCCTTCCTGTCCGAGTTCTCCGGCCGCCCGAACGCCGCGTTCCTCTGGTTCGAGTACTGGATCGCCGCGGGCCGCGCGCAGCACCCTCAGGCCATCGACGTCATGCTCACGTCGATCACCGAGCTGCTCGCCGAGTTGCTCGCCCCGCTCGACGTCGAAGACCCTCGCGCGCGGGCGCGGGCCCTACTGTCCTATCTGCTCGGTGCGATCGTCCAGCAGCGCGTCCGGCGGCGGCCGTTCGCCGCACTGCGCGGCGACATCGAAGCGCTCTGTTTCGCGAACTACGGCTAG
- a CDS encoding GreA/GreB family elongation factor, with translation MVTTGDNGFSPAARRQLEKELADLRAQRDAMAPLVGEQERTGDAADQAEVLDRAEAAAYLERRIADVAAKLEHGGRNSKGLLPDGTTVTIRYSDGDEEELHIVTIPSEDADAFTVTSDSPLGLALVGAKEGDEIKYRTPRGETSATVVTLKPPA, from the coding sequence ATGGTGACCACAGGGGACAACGGGTTCAGCCCGGCCGCGCGACGGCAGCTGGAGAAGGAACTCGCCGATCTGCGTGCGCAGCGCGACGCGATGGCGCCGCTCGTCGGCGAACAGGAACGGACCGGCGACGCGGCCGATCAGGCGGAGGTGCTGGACCGCGCGGAGGCCGCGGCCTATCTCGAGCGGCGCATCGCCGACGTGGCGGCGAAACTCGAGCACGGCGGCCGCAACAGCAAGGGCCTGCTCCCCGACGGCACCACCGTCACCATCAGGTACTCCGACGGTGACGAGGAGGAGCTCCACATCGTCACGATCCCGAGCGAGGACGCCGACGCGTTCACGGTCACCTCGGACAGCCCGCTCGGCCTCGCGCTCGTGGGTGCCAAGGAGGGCGACGAGATCAAGTACCGGACGCCGCGAGGCGAGACCAGCGCCACCGTCGTCACCCTGAAGCCCCCTGCCTGA
- a CDS encoding PstS family phosphate ABC transporter substrate-binding protein, translated as MEGFPWDVLLAVVGIGVPAIAFLWEFVLVGRKRLGYRVQMDTPTASERGFAPTADALAQLQHENGERLVDPSFVLLRIENSGTTDIDTDDYAVNENDRVGVRVKFPGRTVAGMVVTELSSPHLHECFGDDSGFGARDENPERPVGVIDLPRVPLNRGAHYKILAVLDRIPNGSTDEFDDPQVVGEIKGGSLRETKSRTGPTGSVMALILFLVVVSIFQLTRSLVFDEKPPPLDCASGKLTITGSTAFAPVLKEATASYAKTCPGASFTFDTRGSAEGLGSLNQAGNDSVLAFSDGAKSEGFPQLLPRPVAFSLFTLVVNKEAGVQDLSLAQIRDVYDGKIANWREIGGKDQPVRLVDRHSDSGTRRTFELQILAGKREPGDNSDDCLKPAPGAQPGVVRCARPSTNDVLETVARVPGALGYSELGAATKREDALPVRIDGHQATLEGAIHAAYPFWETEYSYTFGEPKADSLVASFLRYLTNQVGKDIVRSHGHRPCAELVNPVLCRPGA; from the coding sequence TTGGAAGGCTTTCCCTGGGACGTCCTGCTCGCGGTGGTCGGGATCGGCGTGCCTGCCATCGCGTTCCTGTGGGAGTTCGTGCTGGTCGGCCGCAAACGGCTCGGCTACCGCGTCCAGATGGACACCCCGACGGCGTCCGAGCGCGGGTTCGCGCCGACGGCCGACGCGCTCGCGCAGTTGCAGCACGAGAACGGCGAGCGGCTCGTCGACCCGTCGTTCGTGCTGCTGCGCATCGAGAACAGCGGCACCACCGACATCGACACCGACGACTACGCGGTCAACGAGAACGACCGCGTCGGCGTCCGCGTGAAGTTCCCCGGCCGCACCGTGGCCGGGATGGTGGTGACCGAACTCAGCTCACCGCATCTGCACGAATGCTTCGGCGACGACTCCGGTTTCGGCGCGCGCGACGAGAACCCCGAACGCCCGGTCGGCGTGATCGACCTGCCGAGGGTGCCGCTGAACCGCGGCGCGCACTACAAGATCCTCGCCGTCCTCGACCGCATCCCGAACGGCTCGACCGACGAGTTCGACGATCCACAGGTCGTCGGCGAGATCAAGGGCGGCAGTCTCCGCGAGACCAAGAGCCGCACCGGACCGACCGGTTCGGTGATGGCACTGATTCTCTTCCTCGTGGTGGTCAGCATCTTCCAGCTCACGCGCTCGCTGGTCTTCGACGAGAAGCCGCCGCCGCTGGACTGCGCGTCCGGAAAGCTCACGATCACCGGATCGACGGCGTTCGCGCCGGTCCTGAAAGAGGCGACGGCGTCTTACGCGAAGACGTGTCCGGGCGCGTCGTTCACCTTTGACACCCGGGGGAGCGCGGAGGGGCTCGGCAGCCTGAACCAGGCCGGGAACGACAGTGTGCTGGCGTTCTCCGACGGCGCCAAGAGCGAGGGCTTCCCGCAACTGCTGCCGCGGCCTGTCGCGTTCTCGCTGTTCACGCTCGTGGTGAACAAGGAAGCGGGCGTCCAGGACCTCTCGCTCGCGCAGATCCGCGACGTCTACGACGGCAAGATCGCGAACTGGCGGGAGATCGGCGGCAAGGACCAGCCGGTCCGGCTCGTCGACCGGCATTCCGACTCCGGCACGCGGCGGACGTTCGAGCTCCAGATCCTGGCGGGCAAGCGGGAGCCGGGCGACAACTCCGACGACTGCCTCAAGCCGGCGCCGGGAGCCCAGCCGGGGGTGGTGCGCTGCGCGCGGCCGTCCACGAACGACGTCCTCGAGACTGTCGCGCGCGTGCCGGGCGCGCTCGGCTACAGCGAACTGGGCGCGGCCACGAAACGCGAGGACGCGCTGCCGGTGCGGATCGACGGCCACCAGGCGACCCTGGAGGGCGCGATCCACGCGGCGTACCCGTTCTGGGAGACCGAGTACTCGTACACGTTCGGCGAGCCGAAGGCCGACTCGCTCGTCGCGAGCTTCCTGCGGTACCTGACCAACCAGGTCGGCAAGGACATCGTCCGGTCACACGGGCACCGGCCGTGCGCCGAGTTGGTGAATCCGGTCCTCTGCCGTCCGGGCGCGTGA
- a CDS encoding flavin-containing monooxygenase, translated as MTPDHEIAIIGGGFSGIGAAILLQKAGFEDFLMLEEGDGVGGAWHWNTYPGVAVDIPSFSYQFSFEQISGWSRVYAPGRELKAYADYCVDKYDIRRRTRLGSKVVSATFDDETHLWRLETADGWSMTARFVVGATGVLTQPKPPEIDGLADFRGTVMHTARWDHTVDLRGKRVAVVGTGASAVQVIPSIAPEAGHLTVFQRTPIWCLPKPDAALPGPVRLAMRRLPGAKRLSRLASQALVELTFPLAAHFHKLLPTAGAGERIGLAHLRRAVKDPETREKLTPRYALGCKRPSFSNEYLQTFNRDDVTLETTGIDTITEHGVRTADGTEHPVDVLVLATGFKVFEKGNMPAFTVRGAGGTDLEKFWEENRFQAYQGVSVPGFPNLFTILGPYGYNGSSYFNLIETQTAHIVRCLRNARKTGATRVEVTNEANDRYFQSMLDRRKHQVFFQDSCSLANSYYFDANGDVPFRASPTLETMVTSRFFDLDDYAFADGR; from the coding sequence ATGACGCCGGACCACGAGATCGCGATCATCGGCGGTGGCTTCTCCGGTATCGGGGCCGCGATCCTGCTTCAAAAAGCGGGTTTCGAAGACTTCCTCATGCTGGAGGAGGGCGATGGCGTCGGCGGCGCCTGGCATTGGAACACCTATCCCGGCGTCGCCGTCGACATCCCGTCGTTCAGCTACCAGTTCTCGTTCGAGCAGATCTCCGGCTGGTCGCGGGTCTACGCGCCGGGCCGCGAACTGAAGGCCTACGCCGACTACTGCGTCGACAAGTACGACATCCGCCGTCGCACCCGCCTCGGCAGCAAGGTCGTCTCGGCGACCTTCGACGACGAAACGCATCTGTGGCGCCTCGAAACCGCCGACGGCTGGTCGATGACGGCACGGTTCGTCGTCGGCGCGACCGGCGTGCTCACCCAGCCGAAGCCGCCGGAGATCGACGGGCTCGCCGACTTCCGCGGCACGGTCATGCACACCGCGCGGTGGGACCACACCGTCGACCTGCGCGGGAAACGCGTCGCCGTCGTCGGCACCGGGGCTTCGGCCGTGCAGGTGATCCCGTCCATCGCGCCGGAAGCCGGGCATCTGACGGTGTTCCAGCGGACGCCGATCTGGTGCCTGCCCAAACCCGACGCCGCGCTGCCGGGGCCTGTGAGGCTCGCGATGCGAAGGCTGCCCGGAGCGAAACGGCTGTCTCGGCTGGCGAGTCAGGCGCTCGTCGAACTGACCTTCCCGCTGGCCGCGCACTTCCACAAACTCCTTCCGACCGCCGGGGCGGGCGAGCGGATCGGGCTCGCGCATCTTCGCCGCGCGGTCAAGGATCCCGAAACCCGCGAGAAGCTCACCCCGCGCTATGCCCTGGGCTGCAAGCGGCCGAGCTTCTCCAACGAGTACCTCCAGACGTTCAACCGTGACGACGTCACGCTGGAGACCACGGGCATCGACACGATCACCGAACACGGCGTGCGGACCGCCGACGGCACCGAGCATCCTGTCGACGTCCTGGTGCTGGCGACCGGGTTCAAGGTGTTCGAGAAGGGCAACATGCCCGCGTTCACCGTGCGCGGGGCGGGCGGCACCGATCTGGAGAAGTTCTGGGAGGAGAACAGGTTCCAGGCGTATCAAGGGGTCAGCGTGCCCGGGTTCCCGAACCTGTTCACCATTCTCGGGCCCTACGGTTACAACGGTTCCTCGTACTTCAACCTGATCGAAACGCAGACCGCGCACATCGTCCGGTGCCTGCGCAACGCCCGCAAGACGGGCGCGACGCGGGTGGAAGTCACGAACGAGGCGAACGACCGGTACTTCCAGAGCATGCTGGACCGCCGCAAACACCAGGTGTTCTTCCAGGACAGCTGCTCGCTGGCCAACAGCTACTACTTCGACGCCAACGGGGACGTGCCGTTCCGTGCCTCGCCCACGCTGGAAACGATGGTGACGAGCCGGTTCTTCGACCTCGACGACTACGCCTTCGCGGACGGCCGGTGA
- a CDS encoding FAD-dependent oxidoreductase produces MTLGEFQGEVLRGTEWFGHDFAGQRVAVVAPGREAAQIVPEVVATARSVKVFQEEPDWVVPMPVPGPNVLGIAVARVFLRWQVKDPWIRRLLTPDRRFGSRRTAPGLGYYGALRRPGCKLVTWPVYAFAPHGIRTAEGIEHQADVVVLGAGSLFATEGLPA; encoded by the coding sequence ATGACGCTCGGCGAATTCCAGGGCGAGGTGCTGCGCGGCACCGAATGGTTCGGGCACGACTTCGCCGGGCAGCGGGTCGCCGTCGTCGCGCCCGGCCGCGAGGCGGCGCAGATCGTGCCCGAGGTGGTGGCCACCGCGCGGTCGGTGAAGGTGTTCCAAGAGGAACCGGACTGGGTGGTGCCGATGCCGGTGCCGGGGCCGAACGTCCTCGGGATCGCCGTCGCCCGCGTTTTCCTGCGCTGGCAGGTGAAAGACCCCTGGATCCGCAGGCTGCTGACACCGGATCGCCGCTTCGGCTCGCGGCGGACGGCGCCGGGTCTCGGCTACTACGGCGCGCTGCGGCGGCCAGGCTGCAAGCTCGTCACTTGGCCCGTCTACGCCTTCGCACCCCACGGAATCCGCACCGCCGAAGGGATCGAGCACCAGGCCGACGTCGTCGTGCTCGGCGCCGGTTCGCTTTTCGCCACGGAAGGACTTCCCGCATGA
- a CDS encoding ferritin-like domain-containing protein, producing the protein MAYDFAAMLQTIKDKQWSLADIDWDAPGAETMTDELRAKMRPFMADLVWIEHVGARGFASLAKKAPTPVIQEIYRYFHAEEQKHANAELALMKRWGMLDENGSMPEPNINVKLAIKVLDDYGDSLPLTALATLIPLLECALDGALVKFLLDEVSDPVCHQVFRHINSDEARHITADFEVLELIGAGSTTKLITESVGSLKPQIVLGLIVVFVPLINKMRDNIVAMGLPEKKLYNAVKRFSTIGGRGEFTKRIPAYHVLKAQAAMIVDRSHVYHRLLADPMVKATRLIPARLLGKPQSWTEEITHEPVAS; encoded by the coding sequence ATGGCCTACGACTTCGCCGCGATGCTCCAGACCATCAAGGACAAGCAGTGGTCGCTGGCCGACATCGACTGGGACGCGCCCGGCGCGGAAACCATGACCGACGAGCTGCGCGCCAAGATGCGGCCGTTCATGGCCGATCTCGTGTGGATCGAGCACGTCGGCGCGCGGGGGTTCGCGTCGCTGGCCAAAAAGGCGCCGACACCGGTGATCCAGGAGATCTACCGGTACTTCCACGCCGAGGAACAGAAGCACGCCAACGCCGAACTCGCGTTGATGAAGCGCTGGGGCATGCTCGACGAGAACGGTTCGATGCCCGAGCCGAACATCAACGTCAAGCTCGCCATCAAGGTCCTCGACGACTACGGCGACTCGCTGCCGCTGACCGCGCTGGCCACGCTCATCCCGCTGCTGGAATGCGCGCTGGACGGCGCGCTGGTGAAGTTCCTGCTGGACGAGGTCTCCGATCCGGTGTGCCATCAGGTGTTCCGGCATATCAACTCCGACGAGGCCCGGCACATCACGGCCGACTTCGAGGTACTCGAACTGATCGGTGCCGGATCGACGACCAAGCTCATCACAGAGTCCGTCGGCTCGCTCAAACCGCAGATCGTCCTCGGCCTGATCGTGGTGTTCGTCCCGCTGATCAACAAGATGCGGGACAACATCGTCGCGATGGGCCTGCCGGAGAAGAAGCTGTACAACGCGGTGAAACGGTTCTCCACGATCGGCGGCCGCGGCGAGTTCACCAAACGCATCCCGGCCTATCACGTGCTCAAGGCGCAGGCGGCGATGATCGTCGACCGCTCGCACGTCTACCACCGGCTGCTGGCCGATCCGATGGTCAAGGCGACCCGCCTGATCCCCGCGCGGCTGCTCGGCAAACCGCAGTCGTGGACCGAGGAGATCACCCACGAACCGGTCGCGTCATGA
- a CDS encoding SDR family NAD(P)-dependent oxidoreductase, whose product MKRTHGAHAVVTGAGSGIGRAIAAELVRRGSRVVCADIDLEAAEETAKTLENAVAVACDVSSVDEVAELAKQTRSWLGREPDLVVNNAGIGAGGKVVGESPLSDWQRALGVNLWGVIHGCHTFVPAMRSARAGGVINVASAAGFTAAPRMAAYNVSKAGVVSLSETLAAELSGTGVAVTVLCPTFVRTNIFDGELIDAEARGLARRVSDVVGFSAEKVAKMTLDAHDRGRLYVVPQPDAQLLWHAKRFVPVPYTRIAGLLGRFLPAEKEK is encoded by the coding sequence GTGAAGCGGACCCACGGAGCACACGCCGTCGTCACCGGGGCGGGCAGCGGGATCGGGAGGGCGATCGCCGCGGAACTCGTCCGGCGCGGGAGCCGTGTCGTCTGTGCCGACATCGACCTCGAAGCCGCCGAGGAAACCGCAAAGACGCTTGAGAACGCTGTCGCCGTCGCGTGTGATGTGTCCTCTGTGGACGAAGTCGCCGAACTCGCGAAACAGACCCGGTCCTGGCTCGGCCGCGAGCCGGATCTCGTCGTCAACAACGCCGGGATCGGCGCCGGCGGCAAGGTCGTCGGGGAGAGCCCGTTGTCCGATTGGCAGCGGGCCCTCGGCGTGAACCTCTGGGGCGTGATCCACGGCTGTCACACCTTCGTCCCCGCCATGCGGTCGGCGAGAGCGGGCGGCGTCATCAACGTCGCCTCGGCCGCGGGCTTCACCGCAGCGCCGAGGATGGCCGCCTACAACGTGAGCAAGGCCGGGGTCGTCAGCCTTTCCGAGACACTCGCCGCCGAACTGTCCGGCACCGGCGTCGCGGTCACCGTGCTGTGCCCGACCTTCGTCCGCACCAACATCTTCGACGGCGAACTCATCGACGCCGAGGCACGCGGACTCGCGCGGCGGGTGTCCGATGTGGTCGGGTTCTCCGCCGAAAAGGTCGCGAAGATGACGCTCGACGCCCACGATCGCGGGCGCCTTTACGTGGTGCCGCAACCCGACGCTCAGCTTCTGTGGCACGCCAAGCGTTTCGTGCCCGTCCCGTACACGCGGATCGCCGGTCTCCTCGGCCGGTTCCTGCCCGCCGAAAAGGAGAAGTGA
- a CDS encoding alpha/beta hydrolase, with the protein MRPQNGLRPGLAAALTSVFVRPIANSIPATPAGIRFSRAFIASSLWLASPPLKGSRVEPGIRGEWVRGPGVTDGDAVVLYLHGSGYALCSARTHRGLTTRVSDGTGLPVFACEYRLAPRHRFPNAAEDVRAAYDRLVGQGYRRILVAGDSAGGHLAVDLAAQLIRERKEPPAALALFSPLFDVTFSLAAERERMSPDPMISAAAAARLVGLYTVDADIASARLRFAFDDIKGFPPTIIQAGGLEMLAADAIELARALRRAGADCELDVVPGQMHVFQALTRFIPQARPAMERACRFLTENLPAIERAA; encoded by the coding sequence ATGCGACCGCAGAATGGCCTGCGACCCGGTTTGGCCGCCGCGCTGACTTCCGTCTTCGTGCGGCCGATCGCCAACTCGATCCCCGCCACCCCGGCGGGGATCCGGTTCTCCCGTGCCTTCATCGCGAGCAGTTTGTGGCTGGCTTCCCCGCCGTTGAAGGGAAGTCGCGTCGAGCCCGGCATCCGCGGCGAGTGGGTCCGCGGGCCCGGGGTGACCGACGGCGACGCCGTGGTCCTCTACCTCCACGGCAGCGGGTACGCGCTCTGTTCGGCGCGCACGCATCGCGGGCTGACCACGCGGGTCTCCGACGGCACCGGCCTGCCGGTCTTCGCCTGCGAGTACCGGCTCGCGCCCCGCCATCGCTTCCCGAACGCCGCCGAAGACGTCCGCGCGGCCTACGACAGGCTCGTCGGCCAGGGATACCGCCGGATCCTCGTCGCGGGTGACTCCGCGGGCGGGCATCTCGCGGTCGACCTCGCCGCCCAGCTGATCCGGGAACGAAAAGAACCCCCGGCCGCATTGGCGCTCTTCTCGCCGTTGTTCGACGTGACGTTCTCGCTCGCGGCGGAAAGAGAACGCATGAGCCCGGACCCGATGATCTCCGCCGCCGCGGCCGCGCGGCTGGTCGGTCTGTACACAGTGGACGCCGACATCGCGTCCGCGCGGCTGCGGTTCGCCTTCGACGACATCAAGGGCTTCCCGCCGACGATCATCCAGGCGGGTGGCCTCGAAATGCTCGCCGCGGACGCCATCGAGCTGGCCAGGGCGCTGCGCCGCGCCGGGGCGGACTGCGAACTGGACGTCGTCCCCGGCCAGATGCACGTCTTCCAGGCCTTGACCCGGTTCATCCCCCAGGCGCGGCCCGCGATGGAGCGGGCCTGCCGGTTCCTCACCGAGAATCTCCCGGCGATCGAAAGGGCGGCCTAG
- a CDS encoding TetR family transcriptional regulator → MTASRRYSGKTADERRAERRLALLGAALDIWQEQGWAAVTMRGVCARANLTDRYFYENFANRDALLATTWEQVRDETLRMVLDAVAARIESPALDQLRAAVDVVVHHVREEPARAQILFGDHAGSAVLEQLRRQTVQETTGLLIELARPHLKLDVDELEFRVNVLLGIGGFVEIMLAWRSGLLDADAATLVDHLTGVGTSLSRTFLKGDTNG, encoded by the coding sequence GTGACCGCGTCCCGCCGCTACAGCGGCAAAACCGCCGACGAGCGCCGAGCCGAGCGACGGCTAGCCCTGCTCGGCGCCGCCTTGGACATCTGGCAGGAACAGGGCTGGGCGGCGGTCACCATGCGGGGCGTCTGCGCGCGGGCGAACCTGACGGACCGGTACTTCTACGAGAACTTCGCCAACCGCGACGCGCTGCTCGCCACCACCTGGGAACAGGTCCGCGACGAGACCCTTCGCATGGTCCTCGACGCCGTCGCCGCGCGGATCGAAAGCCCGGCCCTGGACCAGCTTCGTGCCGCGGTGGACGTCGTCGTGCACCACGTCCGGGAAGAACCGGCCCGCGCGCAGATCCTGTTCGGCGACCACGCGGGCAGCGCGGTGCTGGAACAACTGCGGCGGCAGACCGTCCAGGAGACCACCGGCCTGCTGATCGAACTGGCACGGCCGCATCTGAAGCTCGATGTGGACGAACTGGAATTCCGCGTCAACGTCCTGCTGGGGATCGGCGGCTTCGTCGAGATCATGCTCGCGTGGCGCTCCGGCCTGCTCGACGCGGACGCGGCCACCCTCGTCGACCACCTCACGGGAGTGGGGACTTCGCTGTCGCGGACGTTCCTCAAGGGCGACACCAACGGGTGA